Proteins found in one Salvelinus alpinus chromosome 11, SLU_Salpinus.1, whole genome shotgun sequence genomic segment:
- the LOC139534887 gene encoding Fc receptor-like protein 4 isoform X3: protein MEHTLLCLLLLLSTHIYSGHSEDDDGKAKAVLTIQPKSSQIFRGEAVTLRCNIQRRKVTDWKYTWSKDDVNSFSRENEYEISEVKMSDSADYRCMGIRITNQQKHSEWSDIVRLTVTDQPQAVLSVSPQWLNPGDSVTLSCGVKESSTGWRFFWYQTVPYTAGLLSLSDRSYSVEPLSGNGTSEDPETLIPAGPSHTGGYVCRAGRGDPVYDTLYSKPQFFWSGDPQPSVSLKIRPNRTQHFTSTSLSLNCEEKRNSTGWRLKRYKEKAVESECGSNWGSRAGSTCTIRFPYTWDSGVYWCESGSGEYSNAVNITVDDGPMILESPPYPITEGESMTLSCTNRYQETNPNPKVDFYKDGILIRNETTGEITIPAVSKSDEGFYKCKSNEGESSESWVTVRGVTPGPSTLVLVGVVVGLVVAGVLLAILLVLLCRYKNAKGSCCNRTFSPPQPQTTNLDPQQDQGSTQGQAPDAGYTRRQHGGANIYDTITLSDNNDNVSDAGAATAGPSDVMYAQIQLKELDKKKKKMPADPKENPVYSEVKMGKTTETANPPEADLVYSQVKPGTSPGP, encoded by the exons ATGGAGCACACCTTGCTCTGTTTGCTGCTAT TGCTGAGTACACACATCTACTCTGGACACTCGGAAGATGATGATG GAAAGGCAAAGGCTGTTCTGACCATACAACCCAAATCCTCCCAGATATTCAGAGGAGAAGCTGTCACTCTCAGATGCAACATACAGAGGCGAAAAGTCACTGACTGGAAATACACATGGAGCAAGGATGATGTAAACTCCTTCAGTAGGGAGAATGAATATGAGATCAGTGAGGTTAAGATGTCAGACAGTGCTGACTACAGGTGTATGGGTATACGTATTACTAATCAGCAGAAGCATTCTGAGTGGAGTGATATAGTCAGACTGACAGTGACAG ATCAACCCCAAGCTGTCCTGAGTGTCTCTCCTCAGTGGCTGAACCCTGGAGACTCAGTTACTCTGAGCTGTGGGGTTAAAGAGTCATCTACAGGCTGGAGGTTCTTCTGGTACCAAACTGTTCCCTACACAGCTGGGTTACTCTCCCTATCAGACAGGTCCTACTCTGTAGAGCCTCTATCTGGCAATGGGACTAGTGAAGACCCCGAAACGCTGATCCCTGCTGGTCCAAGTCACACAGGAGGATATGTGTGTAGAGCTGGGAGAGGAGACCCAGTCTATGACACACTCTACAGTAAACCTCAGTTTTTCTGGTCAGGAG ATCCGCAACCATCAGTGTCTCTCAAAATAAGACCTAACAGAACTCAACACTTTACATCAACGTCTCTCTCACTAAACTGTGAGGAGAAGAGGAACTCTACTGGATGGAGACTGAAGAGATACAAAGAGAAAGCAGTGGAGTCAGAGTGTGGCTCTAACTGGGGATCAAGAGCAGGGTCCACATGTACCATCAGGTTCCCATACACATGGGACAGTGGAGTGTACTGGTGTGAGTCTGGATCAGGAGAGTACagtaatgctgtcaacatcacagTGGATG ATGGCCCTATGATCTTGGAGAGCCCTCCCTATCCCATAACTGAGGGAGAATCTATGACTCTGAGCTGTACAAATAGATATCAGGAAACAAACCCGAACCCCAAGGTTGATTTCTACAAAGATGGAATACTCATCAGGAATGAAACCACAGGAGAGATAACCATCCCTGCAGTATCCAAGTCAGATGAAGGCTTCTATAAGTGTAAATCAAATGAAGGAGAATCATCAGAGAGCTGGGTGACAGTGAGAG GCGTAACTCCTGGACCCTCTACATTAGTCCTAGTAGGAGTGGTTGTTGGCCTGGTTGTTGCTGGTGTTCTACTGGCCATTCTCCTGGTACTGCTGTGTCGATATAAAAACGCCAAAG GTTCCTGTTGCAACAGGACTTTCTC gccCCCCCAGCCCCAGACGACCAACCTGGACCCCCAACAGGACCAAGGATCTACCCAGGGCCAGGCTCCTGATGCTGGGTATACACGTCGGCAGCATG GTGGCGCTAACATCTACGATACAATCACTCTCTCAGACAATAATGACAATG TTTCAGATGCTGGTGCTGCTACTGCTGGACCAAGTGATGTGATGTACGCCCAGATTCAACTCAAAGAGTTGGACAAGAAAAAGAAAA AAATGCCAGCTGATCCAAAAGAAAATCCAGTCTATTCTGAGGTCAAGATGGGGAAGACCACAG AAACTGCAAATCCGCCTGAGGCAGATTTGGTCTATTCTCAAGTGAAGCCAGGCACATCCCCAG GTccttga
- the LOC139534887 gene encoding Fc receptor-like protein 4 isoform X2, with protein MEHTLLCLLLLLSTHIYSGHSEDDDGKAKAVLTIQPKSSQIFRGEAVTLRCNIQRRKVTDWKYTWSKDDVNSFSRENEYEISEVKMSDSADYRCMGIRITNQQKHSEWSDIVRLTVTDQPQAVLSVSPQWLNPGDSVTLSCGVKESSTGWRFFWYQTVPYTAGLLSLSDRSYSVEPLSGNGTSEDPETLIPAGPSHTGGYVCRAGRGDPVYDTLYSKPQFFWSGDPQPSVSLKIRPNRTQHFTSTSLSLNCEEKRNSTGWRLKRYKEKAVESECGSNWGSRAGSTCTIRFPYTWDSGVYWCESGSGEYSNAVNITVDDGPMILESPPYPITEGESMTLSCTNRYQETNPNPKVDFYKDGILIRNETTGEITIPAVSKSDEGFYKCKSNEGESSESWVTVRGVTPGPSTLVLVGVVVGLVVAGVLLAILLVLLCRYKNAKGSCCNRTFSPPQPQTTNLDPQQDQGSTQGQAPDAGYTRRQHGGANIYDTITLSDNNDNDAGAATAGPSDVMYAQIQLKELDKKKKSNSQLSHTLIQNAALFFTHKKNPPPQKCQLIQKKIQSILRSRWGRPQKLQIRLRQIWSILK; from the exons ATGGAGCACACCTTGCTCTGTTTGCTGCTAT TGCTGAGTACACACATCTACTCTGGACACTCGGAAGATGATGATG GAAAGGCAAAGGCTGTTCTGACCATACAACCCAAATCCTCCCAGATATTCAGAGGAGAAGCTGTCACTCTCAGATGCAACATACAGAGGCGAAAAGTCACTGACTGGAAATACACATGGAGCAAGGATGATGTAAACTCCTTCAGTAGGGAGAATGAATATGAGATCAGTGAGGTTAAGATGTCAGACAGTGCTGACTACAGGTGTATGGGTATACGTATTACTAATCAGCAGAAGCATTCTGAGTGGAGTGATATAGTCAGACTGACAGTGACAG ATCAACCCCAAGCTGTCCTGAGTGTCTCTCCTCAGTGGCTGAACCCTGGAGACTCAGTTACTCTGAGCTGTGGGGTTAAAGAGTCATCTACAGGCTGGAGGTTCTTCTGGTACCAAACTGTTCCCTACACAGCTGGGTTACTCTCCCTATCAGACAGGTCCTACTCTGTAGAGCCTCTATCTGGCAATGGGACTAGTGAAGACCCCGAAACGCTGATCCCTGCTGGTCCAAGTCACACAGGAGGATATGTGTGTAGAGCTGGGAGAGGAGACCCAGTCTATGACACACTCTACAGTAAACCTCAGTTTTTCTGGTCAGGAG ATCCGCAACCATCAGTGTCTCTCAAAATAAGACCTAACAGAACTCAACACTTTACATCAACGTCTCTCTCACTAAACTGTGAGGAGAAGAGGAACTCTACTGGATGGAGACTGAAGAGATACAAAGAGAAAGCAGTGGAGTCAGAGTGTGGCTCTAACTGGGGATCAAGAGCAGGGTCCACATGTACCATCAGGTTCCCATACACATGGGACAGTGGAGTGTACTGGTGTGAGTCTGGATCAGGAGAGTACagtaatgctgtcaacatcacagTGGATG ATGGCCCTATGATCTTGGAGAGCCCTCCCTATCCCATAACTGAGGGAGAATCTATGACTCTGAGCTGTACAAATAGATATCAGGAAACAAACCCGAACCCCAAGGTTGATTTCTACAAAGATGGAATACTCATCAGGAATGAAACCACAGGAGAGATAACCATCCCTGCAGTATCCAAGTCAGATGAAGGCTTCTATAAGTGTAAATCAAATGAAGGAGAATCATCAGAGAGCTGGGTGACAGTGAGAG GCGTAACTCCTGGACCCTCTACATTAGTCCTAGTAGGAGTGGTTGTTGGCCTGGTTGTTGCTGGTGTTCTACTGGCCATTCTCCTGGTACTGCTGTGTCGATATAAAAACGCCAAAG GTTCCTGTTGCAACAGGACTTTCTC gccCCCCCAGCCCCAGACGACCAACCTGGACCCCCAACAGGACCAAGGATCTACCCAGGGCCAGGCTCCTGATGCTGGGTATACACGTCGGCAGCATG GTGGCGCTAACATCTACGATACAATCACTCTCTCAGACAATAATGACAATG ATGCTGGTGCTGCTACTGCTGGACCAAGTGATGTGATGTACGCCCAGATTCAACTCAAAGAGTTGGACAAGAAAAAGAAAAGTAATTCTCAACTGTCCCATACATTAATACAAAATGCAGCATTGTTTTTTACTCATAAAAAAAATCCTCCTCCTCAGAAATGCCAGCTGATCCAAAAGAAAATCCAGTCTATTCTGAGGTCAAGATGGGGAAGACCACAG AAACTGCAAATCCGCCTGAGGCAGATTTGGTCTATTCTCAAGTGA
- the LOC139534887 gene encoding Fc receptor-like protein 4 isoform X1, protein MEHTLLCLLLLLSTHIYSGHSEDDDGKAKAVLTIQPKSSQIFRGEAVTLRCNIQRRKVTDWKYTWSKDDVNSFSRENEYEISEVKMSDSADYRCMGIRITNQQKHSEWSDIVRLTVTDQPQAVLSVSPQWLNPGDSVTLSCGVKESSTGWRFFWYQTVPYTAGLLSLSDRSYSVEPLSGNGTSEDPETLIPAGPSHTGGYVCRAGRGDPVYDTLYSKPQFFWSGDPQPSVSLKIRPNRTQHFTSTSLSLNCEEKRNSTGWRLKRYKEKAVESECGSNWGSRAGSTCTIRFPYTWDSGVYWCESGSGEYSNAVNITVDDGPMILESPPYPITEGESMTLSCTNRYQETNPNPKVDFYKDGILIRNETTGEITIPAVSKSDEGFYKCKSNEGESSESWVTVRGVTPGPSTLVLVGVVVGLVVAGVLLAILLVLLCRYKNAKGSCCNRTFSPPQPQTTNLDPQQDQGSTQGQAPDAGYTRRQHGGANIYDTITLSDNNDNVSDAGAATAGPSDVMYAQIQLKELDKKKKSNSQLSHTLIQNAALFFTHKKNPPPQKCQLIQKKIQSILRSRWGRPQKLQIRLRQIWSILK, encoded by the exons ATGGAGCACACCTTGCTCTGTTTGCTGCTAT TGCTGAGTACACACATCTACTCTGGACACTCGGAAGATGATGATG GAAAGGCAAAGGCTGTTCTGACCATACAACCCAAATCCTCCCAGATATTCAGAGGAGAAGCTGTCACTCTCAGATGCAACATACAGAGGCGAAAAGTCACTGACTGGAAATACACATGGAGCAAGGATGATGTAAACTCCTTCAGTAGGGAGAATGAATATGAGATCAGTGAGGTTAAGATGTCAGACAGTGCTGACTACAGGTGTATGGGTATACGTATTACTAATCAGCAGAAGCATTCTGAGTGGAGTGATATAGTCAGACTGACAGTGACAG ATCAACCCCAAGCTGTCCTGAGTGTCTCTCCTCAGTGGCTGAACCCTGGAGACTCAGTTACTCTGAGCTGTGGGGTTAAAGAGTCATCTACAGGCTGGAGGTTCTTCTGGTACCAAACTGTTCCCTACACAGCTGGGTTACTCTCCCTATCAGACAGGTCCTACTCTGTAGAGCCTCTATCTGGCAATGGGACTAGTGAAGACCCCGAAACGCTGATCCCTGCTGGTCCAAGTCACACAGGAGGATATGTGTGTAGAGCTGGGAGAGGAGACCCAGTCTATGACACACTCTACAGTAAACCTCAGTTTTTCTGGTCAGGAG ATCCGCAACCATCAGTGTCTCTCAAAATAAGACCTAACAGAACTCAACACTTTACATCAACGTCTCTCTCACTAAACTGTGAGGAGAAGAGGAACTCTACTGGATGGAGACTGAAGAGATACAAAGAGAAAGCAGTGGAGTCAGAGTGTGGCTCTAACTGGGGATCAAGAGCAGGGTCCACATGTACCATCAGGTTCCCATACACATGGGACAGTGGAGTGTACTGGTGTGAGTCTGGATCAGGAGAGTACagtaatgctgtcaacatcacagTGGATG ATGGCCCTATGATCTTGGAGAGCCCTCCCTATCCCATAACTGAGGGAGAATCTATGACTCTGAGCTGTACAAATAGATATCAGGAAACAAACCCGAACCCCAAGGTTGATTTCTACAAAGATGGAATACTCATCAGGAATGAAACCACAGGAGAGATAACCATCCCTGCAGTATCCAAGTCAGATGAAGGCTTCTATAAGTGTAAATCAAATGAAGGAGAATCATCAGAGAGCTGGGTGACAGTGAGAG GCGTAACTCCTGGACCCTCTACATTAGTCCTAGTAGGAGTGGTTGTTGGCCTGGTTGTTGCTGGTGTTCTACTGGCCATTCTCCTGGTACTGCTGTGTCGATATAAAAACGCCAAAG GTTCCTGTTGCAACAGGACTTTCTC gccCCCCCAGCCCCAGACGACCAACCTGGACCCCCAACAGGACCAAGGATCTACCCAGGGCCAGGCTCCTGATGCTGGGTATACACGTCGGCAGCATG GTGGCGCTAACATCTACGATACAATCACTCTCTCAGACAATAATGACAATG TTTCAGATGCTGGTGCTGCTACTGCTGGACCAAGTGATGTGATGTACGCCCAGATTCAACTCAAAGAGTTGGACAAGAAAAAGAAAAGTAATTCTCAACTGTCCCATACATTAATACAAAATGCAGCATTGTTTTTTACTCATAAAAAAAATCCTCCTCCTCAGAAATGCCAGCTGATCCAAAAGAAAATCCAGTCTATTCTGAGGTCAAGATGGGGAAGACCACAG AAACTGCAAATCCGCCTGAGGCAGATTTGGTCTATTCTCAAGTGA